From a region of the Methanolobus tindarius DSM 2278 genome:
- a CDS encoding methanogenesis marker 9 domain-containing protein has product MSDNLFDIKVGDFSFRNPIALAPMGGITNSTFANKNANDAGLVILGGYNLDSATQKAAAEMVSRGRKEFESHEPFKVMEDEIKAVNEGPIVGVNVRSSKLEPLIKAAELVRDAGAILELDAHCRQNEMTDIGVGQALLSDLPKLSDWISKIKETGVVLSVKIRANVVNDIELVKAIESAGADVLHLDAMQEGAGADLKLIKEIRDSTRMFLICNNSVTDIETAKDMFTRGADMVSVARAVMDEPGIISQLVNRISIQQEDMGWYNAPKHVCRGEGDLRGLAFCCLPVKPCPVHNNIAKLGYSAQEFADIKNEFAKGTMLEYGDSTCFGSLVWCCKISKPCYLRDGVLETLGLSDSEYMRLKKELADYILENAKKPVNAQV; this is encoded by the coding sequence GTGTCTGATAATCTTTTTGATATTAAAGTAGGAGATTTCTCATTCAGAAATCCAATTGCGCTTGCACCCATGGGGGGAATAACAAACAGTACTTTTGCAAACAAGAATGCAAATGATGCCGGACTTGTAATTCTTGGAGGATACAATCTGGATTCTGCGACACAGAAAGCTGCTGCAGAAATGGTATCCCGTGGAAGAAAGGAGTTTGAGTCCCATGAGCCTTTCAAGGTCATGGAAGATGAGATAAAAGCTGTAAATGAAGGCCCCATCGTCGGTGTCAATGTAAGGAGTTCAAAACTTGAACCTCTCATTAAGGCAGCTGAACTTGTAAGGGATGCAGGTGCCATACTTGAGCTTGATGCTCATTGCAGGCAGAATGAAATGACTGACATTGGTGTCGGTCAGGCATTACTCAGCGATCTTCCAAAACTCAGCGACTGGATCTCTAAAATCAAGGAAACAGGTGTCGTACTTTCTGTAAAAATACGTGCAAATGTTGTTAATGATATTGAACTTGTCAAAGCAATCGAATCAGCCGGTGCAGATGTTCTTCACCTTGATGCAATGCAGGAAGGTGCCGGTGCAGATCTTAAACTCATAAAAGAGATACGTGACTCCACAAGAATGTTCCTTATCTGCAACAACTCTGTCACAGATATTGAGACTGCAAAGGATATGTTTACAAGAGGAGCTGATATGGTTTCTGTAGCACGTGCTGTAATGGATGAACCAGGAATAATAAGTCAGCTTGTAAACAGGATCTCAATACAGCAGGAAGATATGGGATGGTATAACGCACCTAAACATGTTTGTCGTGGGGAAGGAGACCTCAGGGGACTTGCATTCTGTTGCCTGCCTGTAAAACCATGCCCTGTTCATAACAATATTGCCAAACTCGGTTACTCTGCACAGGAATTTGCAGATATAAAGAATGAGTTTGCAAAAGGTACAATGCTTGAATACGGTGACAGTACATGTTTTGGCAGTCTTGTATGGTGCTGTAAGATATCAAAACCATGCTACCTGAGAGACGGTGTTCTGGAAACTCTTGGTCTTTCTGATTCAGAATACATGCGCCTTAAAAAGGAACTTGCAGACTACATACTGGAGAACGCTAAAAAGCCAGTCAACGCTCAGGTATGA
- a CDS encoding triphosphoribosyl-dephospho-CoA synthase: MIDSLYTIDRGAYPLPAHIARCAQLAMCLEVSSSPKPGNIDRFNDYDDTRYEHFLASSSAVYPVIEEAVSCEAGVGRLIKGAVTESMRWQKGGNTHFGAFLLLIPFAMAAGEMFEEDETFTIQQLTESAYRIVKSTTTEDSVDFYSCFDNAGVKVNSVDEFDLEDNSAIDELHEKDMSLYKLMDIARGYDIIANEWVTGFKRCARCADLIIDGMKGLEAPRLRADINNVTVYAFLKMLSENEDTFISTKYDTDTALYVSEKAKEILEQMYNIGEDFNSILPLIEKLDQELLRKKINPGSTADIAIAGLFIALLAGVRF, encoded by the coding sequence ATGATAGATTCACTCTACACAATTGACAGGGGAGCTTATCCTCTGCCGGCACACATTGCACGGTGCGCACAGCTTGCTATGTGTCTTGAAGTGTCCTCTTCACCTAAACCTGGAAACATTGACAGGTTTAATGATTATGATGACACCCGATACGAACATTTTCTTGCGTCATCAAGTGCTGTCTATCCTGTCATTGAGGAAGCAGTTTCCTGTGAGGCCGGTGTAGGTAGGCTTATTAAGGGTGCTGTTACTGAAAGTATGCGCTGGCAGAAAGGTGGTAATACTCATTTCGGTGCTTTCTTGTTATTGATTCCTTTTGCGATGGCTGCAGGGGAAATGTTTGAGGAAGATGAAACATTTACTATCCAGCAACTGACAGAATCTGCATACAGGATAGTAAAGAGCACCACAACTGAGGATTCAGTGGATTTCTACAGTTGTTTTGATAATGCAGGTGTTAAGGTCAATTCGGTAGACGAGTTTGATCTTGAGGATAACAGTGCTATAGATGAGCTCCACGAAAAGGATATGAGTCTTTACAAACTCATGGATATTGCCAGGGGTTATGATATCATAGCTAATGAATGGGTCACAGGTTTTAAGAGGTGTGCCCGTTGTGCAGACCTGATTATTGATGGAATGAAAGGTCTTGAGGCTCCCAGACTTCGGGCTGATATTAATAACGTTACTGTTTATGCATTCCTGAAGATGCTTTCTGAGAATGAGGATACGTTCATCAGCACCAAATATGATACGGATACGGCTCTCTATGTATCAGAAAAAGCAAAAGAGATACTTGAGCAAATGTATAATATCGGTGAAGACTTTAATAGTATATTACCATTGATTGAGAAACTGGATCAGGAACTTCTCCGGAAGAAGATAAATCCGGGTTCTACAGCAGATATAGCCATTGCAGGTTTGTTCATAGCATTACTTGCCGGAGTCCGATTTTGA
- a CDS encoding DUF447 domain-containing protein yields the protein MHIKLNLEDYGIYEGISETIVTTNRGWSMNAAPMGIIRRNDKLFVRLFKGSTTYDNVLSEKVLVANTTWNAAIFVNSTFSDLQDSDFESINVNGRTIVALKEAQCWIAFECINIKLTSEALVAELIPLRTHVNKCRIRAPNRGLFGVIEACIHATRYRLTGEEKYLKLIKAYGEIVDKCGGENEKEAMKLLYAYL from the coding sequence ATGCATATTAAATTAAATCTTGAGGATTACGGGATATATGAAGGCATTTCGGAAACCATTGTTACGACAAACAGGGGATGGTCTATGAATGCTGCACCTATGGGAATTATCCGCAGGAACGATAAGTTGTTTGTGCGTCTTTTCAAAGGCTCAACTACTTATGATAATGTATTGTCGGAAAAAGTCCTTGTTGCAAATACCACGTGGAATGCCGCAATTTTTGTAAACTCTACATTTTCCGATCTGCAGGATTCTGATTTTGAATCCATTAATGTTAATGGAAGAACAATTGTAGCTCTCAAAGAGGCACAGTGCTGGATAGCTTTTGAATGCATCAATATAAAACTTACATCAGAGGCCCTGGTTGCTGAGCTTATTCCTTTGAGAACACATGTTAACAAGTGCCGGATAAGAGCTCCAAACCGCGGACTTTTCGGTGTGATTGAAGCATGCATCCATGCAACCAGATACCGGCTTACAGGTGAGGAAAAATATCTAAAACTCATCAAGGCCTATGGCGAAATTGTGGATAAGTGCGGTGGGGAAAATGAAAAGGAAGCCATGAAGTTGCTCTATGCCTACCTGTAA
- a CDS encoding dihydromethanopterin reductase (acceptor), producing the protein MAKTIAWGITGAGHFLTSSFDIFGQMKNEYDIRVNTFLSSAAEEVVRMYGLEHELEKISCGEYLEEVFLETHQGKSWPKTGRFLLDKYDALVVTPATSNTVSKIAHGTADSLVSNAVAQAVKGSVPVYVVPVDIAGVVISELPYGIAREKCRKCDSCPPRDNCPNGAINDQIDLLKCSGCGICKDLCNFNAIKGGPVELKVRDIDARNVEIIRELEGITILEKPEDIPLIMDEI; encoded by the coding sequence ATGGCAAAAACGATAGCATGGGGGATTACCGGAGCAGGTCATTTCCTTACTTCGAGTTTTGACATATTCGGGCAGATGAAAAACGAATATGATATCAGAGTGAACACTTTCCTTTCCAGTGCAGCTGAGGAAGTTGTGAGGATGTACGGACTTGAGCATGAACTGGAAAAGATATCCTGTGGTGAATACCTTGAGGAAGTCTTCCTTGAAACACATCAGGGCAAAAGCTGGCCTAAAACAGGACGCTTTTTACTTGACAAATATGATGCTCTTGTAGTAACACCCGCGACATCAAACACGGTTTCCAAGATAGCGCACGGTACCGCAGATTCACTTGTGAGCAATGCTGTTGCCCAGGCTGTAAAAGGTAGTGTGCCGGTTTATGTTGTTCCTGTGGATATCGCAGGAGTGGTTATATCTGAGCTTCCTTATGGCATTGCCAGGGAAAAATGCCGAAAATGTGACTCCTGTCCGCCCCGGGATAACTGTCCAAACGGTGCAATAAACGACCAGATTGACTTGCTCAAATGCAGTGGTTGCGGTATATGCAAAGACCTTTGCAACTTTAATGCTATAAAAGGCGGTCCTGTTGAGTTGAAAGTAAGGGATATTGATGCCAGAAACGTGGAAATCATAAGGGAACTCGAAGGTATTACTATACTGGAAAAACCGGAAGATATACCTTTAATTATGGATGAAATATAA
- a CDS encoding CehA/McbA family metallohydrolase, which yields MKFDLHVHSCYSKDSNASLDEILKNAESNGLDGFAICDHDRIEGGFACVKRAQELGSKMIVIPGVEVSSSKGHILVLGVHKPIKPGLSPEETIKKARQQGAVVIIPHPFKVTSHGIGYIEGLDADAIEVLNSRCVTDGPNNKARKASEELGFPMAGGSDAHEAEMVGISYTEIDTDATTVEEVLDAIRAGKTSPGGRKTPVSFVVKQMFIGHMNKITRRLGMR from the coding sequence ATGAAGTTCGATCTTCACGTACATTCCTGTTACTCTAAAGACAGCAACGCCAGTCTTGATGAGATTCTAAAAAATGCTGAATCCAATGGACTTGATGGTTTTGCAATATGTGACCACGATCGTATTGAAGGAGGATTTGCCTGCGTCAAAAGAGCGCAGGAACTTGGTTCAAAAATGATTGTCATCCCAGGTGTTGAAGTCAGTTCTTCAAAAGGCCATATACTTGTTCTCGGTGTCCATAAACCAATAAAACCTGGACTCAGTCCGGAAGAAACTATAAAAAAAGCACGTCAACAGGGCGCAGTAGTTATAATCCCACACCCCTTTAAAGTGACATCCCACGGAATAGGTTACATTGAAGGATTAGATGCGGATGCAATCGAAGTCCTGAATTCAAGATGCGTAACAGACGGCCCCAATAACAAAGCCCGAAAAGCTTCAGAAGAACTTGGATTCCCAATGGCAGGTGGGAGTGACGCACATGAAGCTGAAATGGTAGGAATATCATATACTGAAATTGATACCGACGCCACAACTGTAGAAGAGGTTCTGGATGCAATCAGAGCAGGAAAGACAAGTCCCGGCGGAAGAAAAACACCTGTGTCATTTGTGGTGAAACAAATGTTTATTGGACATATGAACAAAATCACCAGGCGCCTTGGAATGAGATGA
- the hflX gene encoding GTPase HflX, which translates to MMRAILVKRNEPRSEDEKNDLQMNELRELAGAAGYEIILEISQTRHPDRKYHLGRGKVEELALMVSDLKPDKLIFHNPLSTMQIYNISETCRCETIDKFQLILEIFATRATTHRSKLQVELARLEYELPRARAVISILKKDERPGFMGLGGYEDSYAQDIKNRMTRIRSELETIQKDNESLRAHRHSKGFSLAALAGYTNAGKSTLFNALVDETVESKDMLFTTLLPTTRSLKVEGRDILVTDTVGFIEDLPHWMVDAFRSTLDEIFLADVVLLVVDSSEPFEIIRKKLLVCHETMWDQLQEVAIVTVFNKVDLVTEEELQEKMTGLAYLAPNSVTVSAKTGFGFEKLKKQIRNQLPEWKRISITIPMSEEGMSLVAWIYDEGVVHNISYTDVISIDFEARDKVINKAISLVNELS; encoded by the coding sequence ATGATGCGTGCTATATTAGTAAAGAGGAATGAACCAAGGTCTGAAGATGAAAAAAATGACCTTCAAATGAATGAACTTCGGGAACTTGCCGGAGCAGCAGGTTATGAAATCATTTTGGAAATAAGCCAGACACGTCATCCCGACCGCAAATATCACCTTGGGAGAGGAAAGGTTGAGGAACTTGCACTGATGGTCTCTGACCTGAAACCAGATAAGCTAATATTCCACAACCCTCTCAGCACCATGCAGATCTACAATATTTCTGAAACATGCCGCTGTGAAACTATTGACAAATTTCAACTAATTCTGGAAATCTTCGCAACAAGAGCAACTACACATCGTTCCAAATTACAGGTGGAACTTGCAAGACTGGAATATGAACTCCCACGTGCAAGGGCAGTAATATCCATTCTGAAAAAGGACGAAAGACCTGGTTTTATGGGACTTGGCGGTTATGAGGACTCATATGCCCAGGATATCAAAAACCGGATGACACGTATCAGAAGTGAGCTTGAGACCATACAGAAGGATAACGAATCCTTGCGGGCACATCGTCATTCAAAAGGATTCTCACTTGCGGCACTTGCAGGTTATACTAACGCCGGAAAAAGTACTCTGTTCAATGCACTCGTGGACGAAACTGTCGAATCAAAGGATATGTTATTCACCACTCTTCTACCCACAACAAGATCGCTTAAAGTAGAGGGTCGTGATATTCTTGTCACGGATACTGTTGGTTTTATAGAAGACCTTCCTCACTGGATGGTTGACGCTTTCAGATCAACACTTGATGAGATATTCCTTGCCGATGTCGTGCTTCTTGTAGTAGACTCATCAGAACCGTTTGAGATTATACGTAAAAAGCTTCTTGTATGTCATGAAACAATGTGGGACCAATTACAGGAAGTAGCTATTGTCACCGTTTTCAATAAAGTAGATCTTGTAACAGAGGAGGAACTGCAGGAAAAGATGACGGGTCTTGCATATCTTGCCCCAAATTCTGTAACTGTATCTGCAAAAACAGGTTTTGGATTTGAAAAGCTCAAAAAACAGATACGAAACCAATTACCTGAGTGGAAAAGAATCAGTATTACGATACCAATGTCGGAAGAGGGTATGTCACTTGTAGCATGGATCTATGACGAAGGAGTAGTCCATAATATCAGTTACACTGATGTAATTTCAATTGATTTTGAAGCAAGGGATAAAGTTATAAATAAAGCCATATCTCTAGTGAATGAACTATCATGA
- a CDS encoding DUF2209 domain-containing protein codes for MFDIIAVDISGRHKVNDEYLMVCAAVAASVTADHIEKVNQINLRSFRSKSAPDVQFVVKMVETTVSELKSCGTIVTEAGDFYNKPQWLIDSMFTRDFKYQESLSERRCIEIAHHASLSSRKLLLKELDIQ; via the coding sequence ATGTTTGATATAATCGCGGTGGATATTTCCGGCAGGCATAAGGTAAATGATGAATACCTCATGGTATGTGCAGCAGTTGCTGCTTCTGTCACTGCAGACCACATTGAAAAAGTCAATCAGATAAACCTGAGGTCTTTCAGGAGTAAATCCGCACCTGATGTCCAGTTTGTTGTAAAAATGGTAGAAACCACTGTTTCCGAACTGAAATCCTGTGGAACCATTGTTACAGAAGCGGGTGATTTTTATAATAAACCCCAATGGTTAATCGACAGTATGTTCACCCGGGATTTCAAATATCAGGAATCACTCAGTGAGAGAAGATGTATTGAGATTGCCCATCATGCATCACTCAGTTCACGAAAGCTTCTTTTAAAAGAACTGGATATTCAGTGA
- the endA gene encoding tRNA-intron lyase has product MIGKLVKEKVKAGKKAINELYNTGYYGRPKGDVLELTLVEAAYLLYKNKLEISQDEKNLGFEEFFTEASRRQQFFELKYIVYKDLRERGYYVQPSVTDFRVYPRGGHPGKTQAKMFVYVRSERVPMLLKDLLTQYNAALNVRKQMVLAIVDEESDITYYEVKRLDIKGEMGQTLPLEKLVSVTMLEDRVLVWDGGTSRLLYENGFYGKPLDNERLQLSLVESAYLLDKGIIEIKNSNDEIIPDISEFSEIAASIDPDFTRKYSAYVDLRSRGFVPKTGFKFGTHFRVYSEVHSTDKLPHSNFLIHAIPHNHEFLLPVMSRAIRLANSVRKQMLYAVEFNGAIEYIDIGRIKM; this is encoded by the coding sequence TTGATCGGAAAACTAGTCAAAGAAAAGGTAAAAGCCGGAAAAAAAGCCATCAATGAGCTTTACAACACCGGGTACTATGGTCGTCCAAAGGGCGATGTTCTTGAACTCACACTCGTTGAAGCCGCATATTTACTTTACAAGAACAAACTGGAGATAAGTCAGGATGAAAAGAACCTTGGATTTGAAGAGTTTTTCACAGAAGCATCAAGAAGACAGCAATTCTTTGAATTGAAATACATCGTTTACAAAGACCTCCGTGAAAGAGGCTACTATGTACAACCCAGTGTAACTGACTTCAGGGTCTATCCTAGAGGCGGACACCCTGGCAAGACACAGGCAAAGATGTTTGTTTACGTCAGGTCAGAACGTGTGCCAATGTTACTGAAAGACCTGCTTACCCAGTATAACGCCGCACTTAATGTCCGCAAACAAATGGTTCTTGCCATCGTTGACGAGGAAAGTGACATCACATACTACGAAGTTAAAAGACTGGATATTAAAGGAGAAATGGGACAAACTCTGCCTTTAGAGAAGCTAGTATCTGTTACGATGCTCGAAGACCGTGTACTTGTCTGGGACGGGGGAACATCCAGGCTTCTTTATGAGAACGGCTTTTATGGCAAACCACTAGATAATGAACGCCTTCAGTTGTCACTTGTGGAATCTGCCTACCTGCTTGATAAAGGCATAATAGAGATAAAGAACAGTAATGACGAAATAATTCCTGACATTTCTGAATTCTCAGAAATTGCGGCCTCAATTGATCCTGATTTCACACGCAAGTACAGTGCCTATGTAGACCTTCGAAGCAGAGGATTTGTCCCGAAGACCGGTTTTAAGTTCGGAACACACTTCAGGGTTTACAGCGAAGTGCACTCTACTGACAAGCTTCCACACTCTAATTTCCTGATTCATGCCATACCACATAACCACGAATTCTTACTCCCTGTTATGTCCAGAGCCATCAGGCTTGCAAACAGCGTCAGAAAACAGATGCTCTATGCAGTGGAATTTAATGGTGCTATTGAATACATCGATATCGGCAGGATAAAGATGTAA